In the Azospirillum sp. TSA2s genome, AAGCGCAGACACCCGGCTTCGCCGGCTTCTCGGCGGAGCGTGGGCGCGCGCTCTATCTCGGGCCGCATGCCGGCGGCAAGGTGGCCGACACCCCCGGCTGCGCCAGCTGCCACACCCGCGATCCGGCCGGAACCGGCCGCCATTACAAGACCGGGCGCGACATCCTGCCGATGGCGGTGTCGGCCAATCCCAAGCGCTTCACCGATCCCGCCGAGGTCGAAAAGCGCTTCGAGCGCGACTGCGTCAACGTCCTCGGCCGCGCCTGCACGGCGCAGGAAAAGGGCGACTTCATCACTTTCCTGTCGAACCAATAGCGAGCCGCCGATGTCCCCCAACCGCAGCCTCCGCCCGCTCACGGGCATCGCCGTGCTCGCCATGCTTGCCGTGACCGCTGGAGCGGCAATCGCCAGCGAGTTCGAACGGGTGCGGCCGGTCACCCACGCCGCCACCCAGAAGGAATGCGGCGAGTGCCACATGGCCTATCAGCCGGGCCTGCTGCCGGCGGCGTCCTGGAACCGCATCATGGACGGGCTGCAGGACCATTTCGGCGAGAATGCCAGCCTGCCGGCCGACACCGCCGCGGCCATCCGCAACTATCTGACGCAAAATGCCGGCAGCGGCGACGGCCGGCTGATCCGCATCACCGAACAGCGTTGGTGGTTGCGCAAGCACGATTTCTCGCCGTCGATCTGGACGCACAAGTCGGTCGGCGCCAAGAGCAACTGCGAAGCCTGCCACCGCACCGCCGCACAGGGCCTCTACGAGGACGATTGAGCCGCCCGGCCCTCTCGACACCGCAACAATCCCCTCTCCCCCCCGGGGAGAGGGTCAGGGTGAGGGGGACGCACAGCGAGGATTCTCGGGATCGGCACGCAACGCATCCCCCTCACCCCGGCCCTCTCCCCGGGGGGGAGAGGGGGAACAGCCGCGGATTGTCCCAGGTCGGCTGCCGGTCCTCGATCACCACGCGGTGGGGCAGGGGCGTGTCGCTCTCCACCGCCACCTCGACCCAGCGCGGAACCAGCTCGTTGTTGACGTCGTCCAGAACGGCGACGGCCAGCGCCTCCAGACCATCGGCGTATCCGGCGAACTCCGCCAGATAGGCCACCACCGACGCCGGATCGGGCACCAGCAGGTCCGGCACCAGCCGCAGGGTCAGACGCACCCCCGGCAGCGGCTCGCCGCGCAGTTCGACCAGAAAGTCGTGGCGGGCGTCGGGGGAGGGGCGGGTGGTCAGACGCTCGCGCCTCATGCCGACACCCCCAATCCTGCTTGGCCCACGCGGGTCAGCTTCACCCAGCTGCGCGCCCCCGACTGGAAGGACAGGCCGCCGGTATAGCCGACGGCCCGCACGCTGTCGGCGAAGACCTGGATCAGCTCCACCCGCAGCTCCGGCGGCAAAGCGGCATGGCTGCGCAGGATCAGGTCGAAATGATTGGGCCGCACCAGACCGTCCAGCTGCATCGGTCCGAAGCGGCTGAGGTCGAGGTCGATGACGAAGCGGCTGCCCGGCTTGGACCGTTCCTTGCCGCCGCCCTCCTCGTCCTCCTTCAGCGGATGGACATGCAGCTTGATCGGCTTCGGCCCGTTGGCGTCCATCAGCGGAATGGTGTAGCTGCGCCAGTCGCCCGGCAGCGGCTCGGCCGCCTCGCGGCGCAGACCGTCGAAATCCTTCTCCAGCCGCTCCAGCAGGTCGCGGCGGCCCGCCTTGTCCAGGGCGCTTGCCGCGTCGTCGCCCAGCCAGCCCTGCGCGTCGCCGCCGCGCATCGCCGCCAGGAAGAAGCCGATCGCGGCGGTCAGCTTGCGGTTCGGCTGCGGCATCGTCGCCAGCATCGACTTGGCGAGCGCCGGATCGGCCGCCGCCAGCGTCTCCATCAGCTGCCGCATCGCCGGCCAGTCGCGCCCGTCCAGCGGACCCGGCCGGCCGGGCATGGTGGGGGCCGCCGCCTGGGTCGCTTGGGCGAGGTCGGCCAGCGCCGCCGTCACCTTGGCCCCCGGAGGCAGGCTGGCCGGGACGTTCAGCGCCAGCA is a window encoding:
- a CDS encoding DUF1924 domain-containing protein, with protein sequence MRPTKPILLLAAAVSLGAGVALAASGDPERARILDGYAAQAKAQTPGFAGFSAERGRALYLGPHAGGKVADTPGCASCHTRDPAGTGRHYKTGRDILPMAVSANPKRFTDPAEVEKRFERDCVNVLGRACTAQEKGDFITFLSNQ
- a CDS encoding diheme cytochrome c, with the protein product MSPNRSLRPLTGIAVLAMLAVTAGAAIASEFERVRPVTHAATQKECGECHMAYQPGLLPAASWNRIMDGLQDHFGENASLPADTAAAIRNYLTQNAGSGDGRLIRITEQRWWLRKHDFSPSIWTHKSVGAKSNCEACHRTAAQGLYEDD